The following proteins are encoded in a genomic region of Candidatus Eisenbacteria bacterium:
- a CDS encoding exo-alpha-sialidase → MPARVVLCIGTRKGLFVAEAAASRRKFTLRGPFAPGVGVYAALVDPRGTPRIFASSCNPYFGMKVLRSTDLGKSFKETKSAPAFPKDDGRALANIWALEAGEAKKELWCGVEPASLFRSRDAGDSWELVRGISNHEHSRKWQPGAGGLCLHTILRDGHRMHVGISTGGHYLSEDGGASFVASNHGVGAGFVPDAYPEFGQCVHKIVGHRKAPGRLYMQNHGGWPDRPGIGVLRSDDHGRTWRSIAQGLPSDFGFPIVAHPHDPDTVYVMPLEPATRACPDGSPAVWRTEDGGKSWSRIARGLPKKESFFTVQRDAMDMDELRSPALYVGTTTGQLWMGRDGGEEWSCLYDSLPPVHCVKVAVV, encoded by the coding sequence ATGCCGGCACGCGTCGTTCTTTGCATCGGCACCCGGAAGGGCCTGTTCGTGGCCGAAGCGGCGGCATCCCGCCGCAAGTTCACCCTGCGCGGCCCCTTCGCGCCGGGTGTGGGAGTGTATGCCGCGCTGGTGGACCCGCGCGGGACACCCCGGATCTTCGCCTCGAGCTGCAATCCGTACTTCGGGATGAAGGTGCTGCGCTCCACCGACCTGGGGAAGAGCTTCAAGGAGACGAAGTCGGCCCCGGCCTTTCCCAAGGACGACGGCCGGGCGCTCGCCAACATCTGGGCCCTGGAAGCGGGCGAGGCGAAGAAGGAACTGTGGTGCGGGGTGGAGCCAGCCTCGCTGTTCCGCAGCCGCGACGCCGGCGATTCCTGGGAACTGGTCCGGGGCATCAGCAATCACGAGCACTCGCGGAAGTGGCAGCCGGGGGCCGGGGGTCTCTGCCTGCACACCATCCTGCGCGACGGGCACCGCATGCACGTGGGCATCTCCACGGGCGGCCACTACCTGAGCGAGGATGGTGGCGCGAGCTTCGTGGCCTCCAACCACGGCGTCGGCGCGGGCTTCGTGCCGGATGCATACCCGGAGTTTGGACAGTGCGTGCACAAGATCGTGGGTCACAGGAAGGCGCCCGGCCGGCTGTACATGCAAAACCACGGCGGCTGGCCCGACCGGCCGGGGATCGGGGTGCTGCGGAGCGACGACCACGGCCGCACCTGGCGCTCGATCGCCCAGGGGCTGCCGTCGGACTTCGGGTTCCCCATCGTCGCGCACCCGCACGATCCCGACACGGTGTACGTGATGCCGCTGGAGCCGGCCACCCGCGCCTGTCCGGACGGTTCGCCCGCCGTGTGGCGCACCGAGGACGGGGGCAAGTCGTGGAGCCGGATCGCCCGCGGACTGCCGAAGAAGGAGAGCTTCTTCACGGTCCAGCGGGACGCGATGGACATGGACGAGTTGCGCTCGCCGGCGCTGTACGTCGGAACCACCACCGGACAGCTCTGGATGGGGCGTGACGGGGGGGAAGAGTGGTCCTGTTTGTATGATTCGCTGCCGCCGGTGCATTGTGTGAAGGTGGCGGTGGTGTGA
- a CDS encoding zinc metalloprotease → MIRFNLRHAVTTGILTSVLLSLAGCRSEAPLAPLSHEIAVTQGAGAGHGLGLNVNRCGTRELSEGESDNIERIVRQRLDDLARMNRSEITGGTINVYWHVINNGSGIANGDISDAQIASQISVLNAAYGPWGWSFNLVSVDRTTNSGWYTCSGGTCETQMKSALHQGTAKDLNIYSNNMGGGLLGWATFPSGYSRAPQMDGVVILYSSLPGGTAAPYDEGDTATHEIGHWMGLYHTFQGGCNQKKGDYVLDTPAEQSAAFGCPNGRDTCTRLAGLDPIHNFMDYTDDSCMFEFTSGQDSRMDAQYTTYRFGK, encoded by the coding sequence ATGATCCGGTTCAACCTGCGGCATGCGGTGACCACGGGAATCCTCACCAGCGTCCTTCTCTCCCTCGCGGGGTGCCGGAGCGAGGCTCCCCTGGCGCCCTTGTCCCATGAGATCGCCGTGACGCAGGGCGCCGGAGCCGGACATGGCCTGGGGCTGAACGTCAACCGCTGCGGGACCCGTGAGCTGAGCGAGGGCGAGTCGGACAACATCGAGCGCATCGTTCGCCAGCGACTCGACGACCTGGCGCGGATGAACCGGTCCGAGATCACCGGGGGCACCATCAACGTGTACTGGCACGTGATCAACAACGGCTCGGGCATCGCGAACGGGGACATCTCCGATGCGCAGATCGCGAGCCAGATCAGCGTGCTGAACGCGGCCTACGGCCCCTGGGGCTGGTCGTTCAACCTCGTCAGCGTGGATCGCACCACCAACTCGGGCTGGTACACCTGCAGCGGCGGGACCTGCGAGACCCAGATGAAGTCCGCCCTGCACCAGGGCACCGCCAAGGACCTCAACATCTACTCGAACAACATGGGCGGCGGCCTGCTGGGCTGGGCGACGTTCCCCTCGGGTTACTCCAGGGCGCCCCAGATGGACGGCGTCGTGATCCTGTACTCCTCGCTCCCCGGCGGGACCGCCGCGCCGTACGACGAGGGCGACACCGCGACGCACGAGATCGGACACTGGATGGGCCTCTATCACACCTTCCAGGGCGGCTGCAACCAGAAGAAGGGCGACTACGTGCTCGACACGCCGGCCGAGCAGTCCGCGGCCTTCGGCTGCCCGAATGGTCGCGACACTTGCACCCGGTTGGCCGGACTCGACCCGATCCACAACTTCATGGACTACACGGACGACTCGTGCATGTTCGAGTTCACGAGCGGCCAGGACAGCCGGATGGACGCGCAGTACACGACGTACCGTTTCGGCAAGTAG
- a CDS encoding MoaD/ThiS family protein: MSVKVHVPTALRPYCAGAAEISLPVSSVSAALEMLEARHPSLYSCICDETGAVRPHVGLFVNQSHIRDREGLATALAPGDVVIILTAVSGG, from the coding sequence GTGAGCGTCAAGGTCCATGTTCCGACGGCGCTGCGCCCCTACTGCGCGGGCGCCGCGGAGATTTCACTGCCTGTCTCCAGCGTGAGCGCCGCACTGGAGATGCTCGAAGCGCGCCATCCGTCCCTCTACAGCTGCATCTGCGACGAGACGGGCGCGGTGCGTCCCCACGTGGGTCTCTTCGTGAACCAATCCCACATCCGGGACCGGGAGGGGCTGGCGACCGCCCTGGCCCCGGGGGACGTCGTCATCATCCTGACCGCGGTTTCTGGAGGGTAG
- a CDS encoding winged helix-turn-helix transcriptional regulator produces MITSKTGRVGRKGAPGVTPVAGSTSGARAVSAAAPVVAPVVAPTAADHDLAALAKALGHPARVAILRFLTSKGSCMCGRIVSRLPLAQATVSQHLKMLKESGLVEGEIDGPRVCYCARPEALARLKALLAEL; encoded by the coding sequence ATGATCACGAGCAAGACCGGGCGGGTCGGGCGCAAGGGCGCCCCCGGAGTCACCCCGGTCGCCGGCTCCACGTCCGGCGCCCGGGCCGTCTCTGCAGCGGCCCCAGTTGTTGCGCCCGTTGTCGCCCCTACGGCGGCCGACCACGATCTGGCCGCCCTCGCCAAGGCCCTCGGACACCCGGCCCGGGTAGCCATCCTGCGCTTCCTGACGTCCAAGGGCAGCTGCATGTGCGGGCGCATCGTCTCCCGCCTGCCGCTGGCCCAGGCCACCGTCTCACAGCATCTCAAGATGCTGAAGGAGTCGGGGCTGGTGGAGGGCGAGATTGACGGCCCGCGGGTGTGCTACTGCGCCCGTCCCGAGGCGCTGGCGCGCCTCAAGGCCCTGCTCGCGGAACTCTGA
- a CDS encoding CHRD domain-containing protein translates to MKRLLVLTLLLAALAGPAGDSQAASFAYYAYLDGPSEAVPTPSPGTGYAWTEYNDVLHTLLVHAEFQDLLGPVTASHIHAATAVPGVGTAGVATATPTFTGFPSGVTAGTYDHLFDTTLPATWNPSYITAHGGTPAGAEAAFVASLAAGTSYFNIHTQLYPGGEIRGFLHAVPDSPTLGLMAVGLLGLLATRQRARG, encoded by the coding sequence TTGAAACGACTGCTCGTCCTTACCCTTCTCCTGGCTGCCCTGGCGGGGCCCGCCGGAGACTCCCAGGCGGCATCGTTCGCCTACTACGCGTACCTCGACGGACCCAGTGAGGCCGTGCCCACGCCGTCACCGGGAACTGGCTACGCCTGGACCGAGTACAACGATGTCCTGCATACCCTGCTCGTGCACGCCGAATTCCAGGACCTGCTGGGTCCGGTCACCGCCTCGCACATCCACGCCGCCACCGCCGTGCCCGGGGTGGGGACCGCCGGGGTGGCCACGGCAACCCCGACCTTCACCGGCTTCCCCTCCGGCGTGACGGCGGGGACCTACGACCACCTGTTCGACACCACCCTGCCCGCCACGTGGAATCCCTCGTACATCACCGCGCATGGCGGAACCCCGGCCGGCGCCGAGGCCGCGTTCGTCGCGAGCCTGGCGGCAGGCACCTCCTACTTCAACATCCACACCCAGCTGTATCCCGGTGGCGAGATCCGGGGCTTCCTCCACGCGGTGCCCGACTCCCCGACCCTCGGCCTGATGGCGGTGGGCCTGCTGGGCCTGCTCGCCACGAGGCAGCGCGCGCGGGGTTGA